Proteins found in one Gemmatimonadota bacterium genomic segment:
- a CDS encoding acyl-CoA dehydrogenase has product MEFALSGDQAMMRDTARRIAEEKLKPHARDIDEREAVHYDTIRELGEMGFMAMMVPEAYGGAGLDTLSYVLAVEEFSRVCASTGVCVSVNNSLFADGVFAFGTEDQKKAYLPPLGRGEAQACLALTEPGAGTDVGSTVTSALKDGTEYVINGKKHFVTNGGFADYLLVLVTTAPGTGHRGLSMILVEKGTPGFTVGRQEQKLGIRGSDTSELLFEDCRVPQTNLLGEEGRGLNIALSILNGGRIGIAAQALGIAQGAYDASVRYAKERTQFGKPIAEFQAIAFKLAEMATELEAARLLTYRAAWLKDAGQDYITASSMAKLYASEASIRITNEAIQIHGGYGYIRDFDVERFYRDARITTLYEGTSEAQKIVISRNILKSDGAGS; this is encoded by the coding sequence ATGGAATTCGCCTTGAGCGGCGACCAGGCCATGATGCGGGACACCGCCCGCCGGATCGCCGAGGAGAAACTGAAGCCCCACGCCCGGGACATCGACGAGCGCGAAGCCGTGCATTACGATACGATCCGGGAACTCGGCGAGATGGGATTCATGGCCATGATGGTTCCTGAGGCGTACGGCGGCGCGGGCCTGGATACGCTCAGTTACGTGCTGGCCGTGGAGGAGTTTTCGAGGGTGTGCGCGTCGACCGGGGTATGCGTCTCGGTGAACAACTCCCTTTTCGCCGACGGCGTCTTCGCCTTCGGCACCGAAGACCAGAAGAAGGCATATCTGCCGCCCCTGGGGCGAGGCGAGGCGCAGGCCTGTCTCGCGCTGACCGAGCCCGGCGCCGGGACGGATGTCGGCTCGACTGTGACGTCGGCGCTGAAGGACGGCACGGAATACGTCATCAACGGCAAGAAGCACTTCGTGACCAACGGCGGTTTCGCCGACTACCTCCTCGTGCTGGTGACCACCGCCCCCGGCACTGGCCATCGCGGCCTCAGCATGATTCTCGTGGAGAAAGGAACCCCCGGTTTCACCGTCGGCCGCCAGGAGCAGAAACTCGGCATCCGGGGTTCGGACACCAGCGAGCTGTTATTCGAGGATTGCCGTGTGCCGCAGACTAATCTGCTGGGCGAGGAAGGCCGGGGGCTGAATATCGCGCTGTCCATACTGAACGGCGGTCGCATCGGCATCGCGGCCCAGGCCCTGGGCATCGCGCAGGGGGCCTACGACGCTTCCGTGCGGTATGCGAAGGAACGGACCCAGTTCGGCAAGCCCATCGCCGAGTTCCAGGCGATCGCCTTCAAGCTGGCGGAAATGGCGACCGAACTCGAGGCGGCGCGCCTGCTGACCTACCGGGCCGCGTGGCTCAAGGACGCCGGGCAGGACTACATCACGGCGTCGTCCATGGCCAAGCTGTACGCGTCCGAGGCCTCGATTCGGATCACGAACGAGGCCATTCAGATCCACGGCGGCTACGGCTACATCCGCGACTTCGACGTGGAACGATTCTACCGCGACGCACGGATCACCACCCTCTACGAAGGCACCTCCGAAGCCCAGAAGATCGTCATCTCGCGGAACATCCTGAAGTCGGACGGCGCCGGGTCCTAG
- a CDS encoding type IIA DNA topoisomerase subunit B, producing the protein MATRNGTRDGEDQHTQLDLLTPREEGANGRSGNGNGSRGSGATTNQKPVESENGARPDEGNGSPAARPVDGNGSPAATDTAAVADVADAAVYDESKVKTLSSLEHIRLRTGMYIGRLGNGSDPEDGIYVLLKEVIDNAVDEFIMGHGRQIDVSIEDNRVRVRDYGRGIPLGKVVECTSIINTGAKYNDEVFQFSVGLNGVGAKAVNALSVDFCVVAYRGGRYAEAVYERGQLLGQNEGAADEPDGTYVEFLPDEEIFGEYAFQPDYVERRMWNYACLNSGLRLVFNRKRFVSRYGLLDFLKAEVGENVLYEPSYHKSQYIEFSFTHTTNYGETLFSFVNGQYTADGGSHQSAFREGILKGVNEYFKKNYGGVDVRESIAGAIAIKLKEPIFESQTKNKLGNTDIRGWLVSEIRSAVVDFLHKNQESAQRIQEKITQNERLRKELNAVKKEAREAARRIAIKIPNFKDCKYHFDHAKFGEDSSIFITEGPSAAGSMVSARDPLTQAIFGLKGVPLNVYSRTRAAIYKNEELYNLMMALGIEDGISNLRFNKVIIATDADYDGYHIRNLLMTFFLSYFEEMVLAGHVHILETPLFRVRNTKETVYCYSEKERNAALDRIRGAEVTRFKGLGEISPGEFGQFIGADMRLVKVNVRSIHSIPETLTFYMGKNTPERRDYIVENLLDEV; encoded by the coding sequence ATGGCGACCCGGAACGGTACGAGAGACGGAGAGGACCAGCACACCCAGCTCGACCTGCTCACGCCGCGGGAAGAAGGGGCGAACGGCAGGTCCGGCAACGGGAACGGTTCGCGCGGCAGCGGTGCCACGACCAACCAAAAACCAGTCGAATCGGAAAACGGCGCTCGACCTGATGAAGGCAACGGATCTCCGGCCGCACGGCCCGTCGACGGCAACGGATCTCCGGCCGCCACGGACACCGCGGCCGTCGCCGACGTCGCGGACGCCGCCGTCTACGACGAAAGCAAGGTCAAGACCCTCTCGTCGCTGGAACACATCCGGCTCCGTACCGGCATGTATATCGGCCGGCTCGGGAACGGCAGCGATCCCGAAGACGGCATCTACGTCCTCCTCAAGGAAGTGATCGACAACGCCGTGGACGAGTTCATCATGGGCCACGGCAGGCAGATCGACGTGTCCATCGAAGACAACCGGGTCCGCGTCCGCGACTACGGCCGCGGGATTCCCCTCGGCAAGGTCGTGGAGTGCACTTCGATCATCAACACGGGCGCCAAGTACAACGACGAGGTCTTCCAGTTCAGCGTGGGACTGAACGGCGTAGGCGCCAAGGCGGTCAACGCCCTTTCCGTCGATTTCTGCGTCGTGGCCTACCGGGGCGGACGGTACGCGGAAGCGGTGTACGAGCGGGGGCAGTTGCTCGGCCAGAACGAAGGCGCCGCGGACGAGCCGGACGGCACCTATGTCGAATTCCTGCCCGACGAGGAGATCTTCGGGGAATACGCCTTCCAGCCGGACTACGTCGAACGCCGCATGTGGAATTACGCCTGCCTGAACAGCGGCCTCCGCCTGGTCTTCAACAGGAAGCGCTTCGTTTCCAGGTACGGCCTGCTGGACTTCCTCAAGGCCGAGGTGGGCGAGAACGTCCTCTACGAGCCCTCATACCACAAGAGCCAGTACATCGAGTTCTCCTTCACGCACACCACGAATTACGGCGAGACGCTCTTCTCCTTCGTGAACGGCCAGTACACCGCGGACGGCGGGTCCCACCAGAGCGCGTTCCGCGAGGGCATACTCAAGGGCGTCAACGAATACTTCAAGAAGAACTACGGCGGGGTGGACGTGCGGGAGTCCATCGCGGGCGCCATCGCCATCAAGCTGAAGGAACCCATTTTCGAATCCCAGACCAAGAACAAGCTGGGCAATACCGATATCCGGGGCTGGCTCGTCTCCGAAATCCGCAGCGCTGTGGTGGACTTCCTGCACAAGAACCAGGAGTCCGCCCAGAGGATCCAGGAGAAGATCACCCAGAACGAGCGCCTGCGGAAGGAACTGAACGCCGTCAAGAAGGAAGCCCGCGAGGCGGCCCGGCGCATCGCCATAAAGATCCCCAATTTCAAGGACTGCAAGTACCACTTCGATCACGCGAAGTTCGGGGAGGATTCCTCGATCTTCATCACCGAGGGGCCTTCGGCCGCCGGTTCCATGGTCTCGGCGCGGGACCCGCTCACCCAGGCGATCTTCGGACTCAAGGGCGTGCCGCTGAACGTCTACTCCCGCACGCGGGCGGCCATCTACAAGAACGAGGAACTCTACAATCTCATGATGGCCCTCGGCATCGAGGACGGGATATCGAACCTGCGGTTCAACAAGGTGATCATCGCGACCGACGCCGATTACGACGGCTACCACATCCGCAATCTCCTGATGACCTTCTTCCTGAGCTATTTCGAGGAGATGGTGCTCGCGGGCCACGTCCACATTCTCGAAACCCCGCTCTTCCGGGTGCGCAACACGAAGGAAACCGTATACTGCTACAGCGAGAAGGAGCGGAACGCGGCTCTGGACAGGATACGGGGGGCGGAAGTGACCCGGTTCAAGGGACTGGGCGAGATCTCGCCCGGCGAGTTCGGCCAGTTCATCGGTGCCGACATGCGGCTCGTGAAGGTCAACGTCCGTTCCATCCACAGCATACCGGAAACCCTCACCTTCTACATGGGCAAGAACACGCCCGAGCGCAGGGACT